AAACAATCACACATTTTTATCTAAATAATCGTTTACGTTTCTCTAATTGATTGTTTAAAGAATACCAAATGCTCGCTTAGGATTATCTAAGCGATCTCTTAAGAACGAATACATGAACATTTAACAAAAGCTGAgagatcgtttaataaaaggtaggCGTAAATCCTTTGAGAACCCTAAACGACTGCGAGAATCCTAAACGAATATCAACATGCGTTCAAGGAGAAGAGTCACATACCTTTCAGAGATCGATGACGGTAGAAAATGTGTACAAATGAATGGCGAGAAGGAGGCCAAATGCTCGGATGAAGATGAGAGACGATAAGTCAGaccaaaaagagagaaaatgagagcCAAAATCGCATAGTGATAGAAGATGTAAGCAAAAAAGTTGAGGTAAACGATGCTTCGTAACGcaatttgaagaattttttaTATTGGGATAAAATTGGTATTTCACATGAACAAAACGTCATATAAGTTTTTAGGAATAGatcatctataaaaaaaatttttaagatttagattatttcataaaatttttcaaacataaaatagaatccGAAATCGCATACCTTCgaagatttatattaagaataaaaatatcaaaattggaatgaaagtaaaaaatgaaaataatattaaaacaaaaatttagggtttagggGTAGGTCAGGCTGAAAATGCCGGGAAGATGAGCGGCAAGTGTCCGACCAAAGGCCCGGGGTTTAGATGACACGTGATCCGCAACGTCCTCAGTGGTCCCCCGAAACTTGGGCTATCGCCATCAATAATACCCACAAACTTTTTACTCCCCGTCTTCTCCATTGCCATGGAAACAAACTCACATAGTCAAATCCTACAAATTAACAAACTAGCAACCTAATAAACTTTCACTGCCTACCCTAAAACCAAACACCCTCCCTCcttcttcccttcttcttcttctcctttcctgCTCGACggagttcttcttcttcttcttctttaatcgTTTCTGGGTATAGTACGTTTTTGTGGGTTGTTCTTGTTGAAGGGTTTCATCATGGACAACGAGTATGACAAACTTATCAGGCGCCTGAACCCGCCCAGGTACTCTTCTTTCTCGTAATGGGTTTTCTCTCTTTTGTCTATTGATGGAACGGGTTTTCATTTCAATCTTGAATTTGCTTTTGGGTCTTCTATATCATCTGTTGAGGTTTCTCCAATTTTCTTGGTCTTGTTGACTTCTTGGAGTAATGTCAGTAATGGAAAACAGATGTGGGGTTTGCTTCCTTTTGCAATTCATTTACTCGGAATGAACTCatgatttatgatttttgtggcTGTTTCTTCCTGGAATAATTCTCCTCTTCAAACCTCTCTGTTTTTCTTCAGAATGTAATTTCTTCTTCTGATTTGTTTTATTCATTCTGTTCTGTCCCTGCTGCAGGGTTGTGATTGACAATAGCGCTTGTAAGGATGCTACAGTGATCCAGGTGCTTTATCTCTAGGATTTTGATGATCTTCAATTCTGCcctgtaattatttttttccttttcttttttattcgaTCATGAGCTAAATATTGCTTCAATCCCTTCCTTCTTCTACCCCCATTAGGTTGACAGTATGAACAAACATGGGATTCTCTTGAAAGTTGTGCAAGTCCTCATGGATATGAACCTAATAATTACCAAAGCTTACATCTCCTCTGATGGAGGTTGGTTCATGGATGGTAAGTAGTTCTGATTCTTCAGTTATTTTGAATCTGAAAAGCTTAACCACTTATGGGTTACTTTGTTTTCCAGTTTTTAATGTTATTACTTATGAGGGAGGCAAAATCAGAGATCAAGAAGTGATAAACGCCattcaaatggtaaaaaaaaaaaaaaaaaaaaaaacacctttcctttcatcaattttatctatttttcgtTATAGACTTCCATATTTCATTATAATCCTTAAACTTGTAAggatttaattttattctctTATAAAGAGTTCATTAATTATACCATGCAGAGGCTTGAGGTTGATGCGAGTTTCGTGCCATCCTTGAGGGAGTCCGTCGGTGTGATGCCATCCGAAGATCACACCTCAATCGAGCTGTCTGGTACTGACAGGCCTGGTTTATTGTCTGAAGTTTGTGCTGTTCTTGCGGACCTTCACTGTAATGTAGTAAATGCTGATGTTTGGACACACAATAATAGGGCTGCAGCTGTAGTACATGTGACAGATGATGCCACTGGCCGAGCAATCAACGATCCGCAGCGGCTCTTAACAATCAAAGAATTATTGTGCAATGTTCTTAGAGGGAATGGCGAGTTAAAGGAAGCCAAAATGACCCTTTCTCCTCCTGGGGTCACCAGCACAGACAGAAGGCTGCATCAGATCATGCTGGCTGATAGAGATTATGAAAGGGCTGCCAAAACCAGGCTTGAGGTTGAAGATAAGAACACGAGACCCCATGTTACTGTCTTGGATTGCACTGAGAAGGATTATACTGTGATTACTACCAGATCTCGAGATCGGCCTAAGCTGCTATTTGATATCATTTGCACTTTGACGGACATGGAATATGTTGTCTTTCATGGGATGGTCAACACTGGGAGGATGGAAGCTTATCTGGTAATTTTAAGatccttttttaaaatttggatctGTTGAACCATCCTAGCTTTTGAATTTAGTTGTGATTTAAAGAAAACTGATTCTTTTCCTTTCAGGAATTTTACATAAGACATAAGGATGGGTTGCCGATTAGCTCCGAAGCGGAAAGAGATAGAGTATTGCACTGTCTTGAGGCAGCCATTGAAAGAAGGGAGTCTGAGGTAAAAGAGAGGCCATTATTGAGTCTGTTTTGCTTAATGTTTATAGGTGAAGTATCTGCAATATATAATGTTGTCTGTCTTCCTTTGCAGGGGCTTAAGCTAGAACTGCATGCAGAAGACAGAGTTGGGCTTCTCTCAGATATCACAAGAATATTTAGGGAGAACAGCTTGTGTATCAGGAGAGCAGAAATAGCCACCAAACGTGGAAAAGCAAAAGACATTTTCTATGTCACTGACATGACAGGAACCACCATTGATACTAAGATCGTCGAGTCCATTCGAAAACAGATCGGCAATGCCATGCTACAGGTGAAACAGAACTCGTCTCTCTCTGAAACGCCTCCAAAGGATACGTCGACAGGATTCTTCTTGGGGTACTTCTTCAAAGCAAGAACTTTCcagaatttcaaattgataagatcCTACTCTTGAAAGCCAGCTGCTCTACCCTTTGTGTGTATTATATTCTTTCGCAAGTAAAAAAGCTGCACAGATACATGACAAGTTCATTCAAGGGGCAATGTAAATATATAGGAACCCTTCCTTCAACCCTTATAATTGAGGGTTTACATCAGCTCAAATTGTAGGTAATAAACCCAGAAGAAACCAACCAAGGCAAGCTTGGTTGGGATGTATGTATatgttgtcttttaagaaaatgATTTGTACAGGATAGTGTAGTGTGTGGTAAATGCTGTTTCTACAAAAATTGTAGAAAACTGTAAAGCTCTATAATTATTGGCTTCGGACCGATGGAAGTAGATGCAGAAAATGGTCTGCTTAATGTATGTCAAGTCGTGCTTCTCACTTACTTTAGAATAATGGATGACAGAGTCTAGTGCCTTCAATGTTAGGtaattcattattttcatttgcaCCTTCCTCCAACAACACAAGGACACTCCCAGGTACGAATGTTGTAATAAAGTACCTATCAGAAGAGGAAAATTTAAATGCATAGTTTTATTTTTCAGAAGATTGGATATATTTGCTTGGGTGTTTTGCTCTAATTTAGTTTcgtattctttttaaaatatatttttaaaattctttccTTCTTGATTGATTGTTAAAGAAGTCTTCTAAGAGAGAATGTAACTTCTAAATAATAGAGGCTAAATTAAAAAAgatgatttttgaaaacataataaTGGTTTATATTACTTTTTAACTTTTACAATATTAGcataattgtaaaaataaagaTATCATATTTGTGTTAATTTATTTGCCTATTTTTTTAgtgtacttttaaaattatgcTAGGTTTGCAAGATTACTTCTTAATCTATGTTCCTGGGATTGGGATTTTTAGTATAGGAATGAATTGTCAATTGATATCTACTCCTTTTCAAGTCGAAAGTATAAATTTTCATACCTCACTTTTTAAGAACCGGCCAGGAAGAACCTGAagtcaattttatattttactaaGAAACAGAGCAAGAAGAGAACGAATTAACTTGTCATTTCTAAGTTTCAAGGTCGAATAATTAGCAATGCTCCTTCCTGAGCAATAAACGACCCTTATGAAGTTTCGGCTAAAAATGGATGGCTAAACACTAGGTTTGGTGCATGGGTTAAATAAAAATCTACACTTTTTGGTTCTCATGCTTCCATAGAGGAAGAAAGCAATGTTGAAGATGTCTATACCCTGTAACACAAAACTTTCACGATATTGTGTGCTGCTATATAACAACCAGTATCCGACTTGATCGTGTAGGATTGCATCTATTGAAGAACTTCATAATATCTTCATCAATTGCTAAAACGTGATAGTTCTTGTATTGTTTGAAGAATCTGTAAAATTTGATCTGCTCTTGGGGAGGAAGGAAGAAATGCTAATAACTCACTGGATATAACAGACAACATTGATGGAGAAGTCTCTTGAACCCATTCTAAATGTTGCTTAGCCAGTGGAACCTTTCCAGCATCTGCAAAACCTTTCAGTAAAGTTACATGGGTGACTGGGTGAGCAATGTCGCTTGATAGACCACAGAGTAACTTGGATGCAGCAAGGAAATGACCTGCATTGTTTAAAATTCAAGTTAAATAAAAGCTCcatcattaaattaaaatgttgaGTACATAACCGTTTTCTGGTTCTACAGAACCCTCCTTAGAATAAGAAGATGCTAGATGCGAACGCTGCTAATTCAAGATGAGTGTCTGGGTACAAAGCTGAAAACGGTGTAGTCAAAGAGATTAATTCCAAAGAGAGTGAGTTGGCCAATAGAAGCGAGGATCTTACAGAGTCAACAATAGCTTTGATTGTTTATGATTTGTGTCTAGGTAACAAGGCCAAAAATGGTGTAATCTAAGAGATAACCCCAAATAGCCCATAGAAGAGAGGTTTATAAAGGGTCAGCTATGGCGGTGACCAAGGGACTTGTTAAGTATAATACCCGAGTTTAGGtgggtacatgaatgaatcgaTATCACATTTGAATGAAAGGGATCTCGAGGGTATGAAAATAAGGTTAAGAAAGGGTTTAAAAGAATTGATaattactacctataccaacaaagTGCATCTTCCTTTTCGGTAGTTCAATTATGAAAACTTCAAAGTTAAGCATGCTTCGtttggagcaatcctatgttagGTGACTTCCTAGAAATTTTCCTAGAaagcatgtgagtgaggacaagcCAACGAGGtacaccttccttttcggtggttCAATCATGAAAACTCTAAAGTTAAACATACTTAGCTTGGAGGAATcttatgttgggtgacctcatgagaattttcttagaaaacatgtgagtgaggacaataTATGCTAAAAGGACCCGTGATTAAAAGTTACTATCTATACCAACAAGATATACCTTCCTTTTTgatggctcaatcataagaactccaaagttaggCATGCTCTTCAAGACAAGCAAGGATGATAGGGTCAAGTCGCAGAGGATGTAGGGGAATGTCAGGTGAGAACAAATGACTCTAGACAATAAGCATATATATACAAATGGGAAACACACACGAATTAACATCAGATATGTAACCAGGGAAAATAACGTGCCTGCTTTACATAGACACAAGATAAAAGTGCTCAGCAAGGTTCCCGCAAGATTTACATCCTGTTCTACAGACTTGCTAAAGACTTCAAAAGCAGCTTCAAGTTGTGAATGCTGACAGAGCCCTTGAAGCAGGGACATGTAGATTGTAATATCGGGTTCAACCGATTTTCCAAGCATATGATGGTAAAGCACCAAAGCTTCCTCGATTTGATTGGATTTTGAGAACTTTTGAATGAGGATGTTATACGTCTTCAAATTACCATCACAGCCACTAGCAAACATCTCATCCCACAGCTTCTTAGCAGGCCGAAGCAAATCTTCTCTACAACATGTTTCTAGGACAGAATTGTAAAAAGATACATCAGGGGTAAATCCATTTTTCTTCATCTCCTGCAAAACACCATAGGCCTCTTTCACCATTCCAGCCTTGCATAAGAATGAAATTCTTAAATGATATCTATCAAAATCATTGAAGTAGTTATTTCTACTCAGAACTTGGTAAACTTCCAACAGTTCATCAATCTTTCCATGCTTACATAAATTCCTACTCAGATTTCTTAAAGTCAAGAGAGTTGGGAATCTCCCTTTCTCGACCATGAACTTGAAGAAAATAATAGCAGAATAAGGATCAATGGAAGCCACTGACCCTATCAGCACATTAGAAACCTCCTCATCCATAGGAAAATTTCCTTTGACAATAACTTCACCTAACTCTTTAGCTTCACATATCCGTCTTCCAGCTATTAAAGCAAATAAATACTCCTTGTATTCATTAAGCCTTGGAGCTACCCCCaactttctcttcttcttcaggaTTTTCTCCCTGTCAACCACATTCCCTGATGACCGAAACGCTTCTCCAAGAATCCAATACGTCAAAAAGTCGGGCTTGCAACCCCTATTCTTAAGCTCATCCAAAATGTTTGAAGCTTCTGCAAGTCTAGACGCCCCACAGAGCCCATGAATGATCAATGTGGCAATAACAGAACCATTGATCTCCGAATTGTTGGTCCTGGCATCATCTATCATGTTCAAAACTTTAACTACATCAGTATTTCTACAAACCCTCCATATAAACACACCAAAGCCAAGAGTGTTAAAAGGAATGCATTTAAGAGACATTTCACCGAAAACTTTCTGGGCATGCTCAAAAAACCCATCAGAAGCAAGAGCAGCCAAAAGCGAATTACATGATTCGGATCCAATAACATCAGTAACCtcattaaaaaccaaaaaagcATCATGGGTCTTCTTGCCAATGATCAAGGAATCAATAACAGAGCAATAAACTGATAAATCGAGGCCAATTTTCTGAGTTTTTACCTGTTTCAAGAGACTATGAATGGCCCCAAATTGGCGTGAAAGAGAGAGAGACTTGAGAATCGACTTGTATGAATCGGAATTGTGGGCGAAACCAGGTTGCTGAGAAGCCCAATTGAAGAAACCGAGAGCGAGGGAGTGATGGGTAAGAAGATGAGGGTCGATGACTTGAGAGACGAGAGATGGATTTAACGTTTGGCGAAAACCGAGTCGATGCAAATTCTGCTCCAGTGAAGGGGTCCATGATCCAGCCGGGCTTGTGtgatttgaaattgaaagtaTGGCTCTGCTCACTCGAGTAGCTAATTCTGGTATGTggggtttcatttcaaatctgcGCGGGAATGAATGGCCTTCGTTTCCGAGTCAGTTCTTTCTCGAATTGATGAAGTATGTGGGAATGAGAGATATGGAGGTAAACTGAATTATGATTTTCAAGCTAATGGATGAATTTCAGTCTGAAATCCATTGGGATCGATGGCTTACCCAAAGGCTGAAAAGCATTTGGGAGCCCTTGAAATGAAACAGAAGTTCTAATTTCAAGAATTTAGGATTTGACAATGCTCTACTTGTTGTGGACAAGTTCTTCAACTCTCATGGAGCATAGAAATTGATATAGACACGATACAAtatgtcaatttctaaaaaaatagaatattgatatgttgaaaatacatttttttttttcttaaaaaaatttaagatagataaatttagcatacaagttaatgacaacagtacaaaatacaatactaACACTAAAATACAATTCAATACAAAAATCATCTAaaatgttgaagtacaataatcaataaaatataatagaaaagtgactcatattgatcaaaaaagaaggagaaaattAGAAGAAGTACGAAGATAAACAAAAAACTTCTTCATTAAATTGTTGAATATATTCAAGTGGGTTATATTTTGATGAACTTTGTAGAgattcaaatgtgaagatgaataTTAGATGAATCTAGagtttggtcttttatttttttgttcttccttttagttttggactcgaatagttagttttttttttttaataggttgtctagttttagattgagaaaTATCAAATCACGAATTAGATACATATCTGTAAGTATCAGTCTTATACGTGTTTGATACAGATTCTTtgtctcacatgaagtatctatgcttcataggctgaatttattcatttttttatcagaaaatttgtatggatgatccaataattgggaaaaaaaagtcaaatgatccctttttgaaaaaaaaaaaaatactaaatgaccttttactgatGTCAAATTCGGGTGAAGTTACCAAAAAATACTCGTGCGCACGTGGAAAAGCATATCGCTCTTAGTCTTGTTCTCCCTTTCGCTAATGATCCGTTTGCAAACATCCATGGAACAATGGGTTGTCTTCTTCCCCCTCTCGCCCATCTCGCTCAAGCCGTTTTTGCTCTTGTCGGTTTTGCTCTTCTTTTCCTTACTCACAAAATCACTCCTCTCTATcggtctcgctctcgctcttgtTCATCAGAGTAGGAACGAGACCTCGCTCTTGTTCATCAGAGTAGGAACTGCTTGTGTGAACTCGCAGTgtcagaaaagaagaagatgcaCAGAAGAGAAGAAGTTGGTTAAGAAGAAGTTAcaatgaaagaataaaataaagggagaaaggaagaggaaaa
This genomic window from Benincasa hispida cultivar B227 chromosome 4, ASM972705v1, whole genome shotgun sequence contains:
- the LOC120075541 gene encoding ACT domain-containing protein ACR6-like, translated to MDNEYDKLIRRLNPPRVVIDNSACKDATVIQVDSMNKHGILLKVVQVLMDMNLIITKAYISSDGGWFMDVFNVITYEGGKIRDQEVINAIQMRLEVDASFVPSLRESVGVMPSEDHTSIELSGTDRPGLLSEVCAVLADLHCNVVNADVWTHNNRAAAVVHVTDDATGRAINDPQRLLTIKELLCNVLRGNGELKEAKMTLSPPGVTSTDRRLHQIMLADRDYERAAKTRLEVEDKNTRPHVTVLDCTEKDYTVITTRSRDRPKLLFDIICTLTDMEYVVFHGMVNTGRMEAYLEFYIRHKDGLPISSEAERDRVLHCLEAAIERRESEGLKLELHAEDRVGLLSDITRIFRENSLCIRRAEIATKRGKAKDIFYVTDMTGTTIDTKIVESIRKQIGNAMLQVKQNSSLSETPPKDTSTGFFLGYFFKARTFQNFKLIRSYS
- the LOC120075540 gene encoding pentatricopeptide repeat-containing protein At5g14080 produces the protein MKPHIPELATRVSRAILSISNHTSPAGSWTPSLEQNLHRLGFRQTLNPSLVSQVIDPHLLTHHSLALGFFNWASQQPGFAHNSDSYKSILKSLSLSRQFGAIHSLLKQVKTQKIGLDLSVYCSVIDSLIIGKKTHDAFLVFNEVTDVIGSESCNSLLAALASDGFFEHAQKVFGEMSLKCIPFNTLGFGVFIWRVCRNTDVVKVLNMIDDARTNNSEINGSVIATLIIHGLCGASRLAEASNILDELKNRGCKPDFLTYWILGEAFRSSGNVVDREKILKKKRKLGVAPRLNEYKEYLFALIAGRRICEAKELGEVIVKGNFPMDEEVSNVLIGSVASIDPYSAIIFFKFMVEKGRFPTLLTLRNLSRNLCKHGKIDELLEVYQVLSRNNYFNDFDRYHLRISFLCKAGMVKEAYGVLQEMKKNGFTPDVSFYNSVLETCCREDLLRPAKKLWDEMFASGCDGNLKTYNILIQKFSKSNQIEEALVLYHHMLGKSVEPDITIYMSLLQGLCQHSQLEAAFEVFSKSVEQDVNLAGTLLSTFILCLCKAGHFLAASKLLCGLSSDIAHPVTHVTLLKGFADAGKVPLAKQHLEWVQETSPSMLSVISSELLAFLPSSPRADQILQILQTIQELSRFSN